TACCGGATCAACGCTTTTCCAGTCGCCTGTGGCTCTCCCTGGCCCTATGAACCGGCGGTGGCTCCTGGGGTTGACGGTTCTCTCACTCGTGGCGTGGTTGATCCGTCTGGACAATGTACCGCTGCGGGATGTGGATGAAGGTCAAGTTGCTCTGGTGGCGCGGGATATTTTTTGCACGGGCAACTGGTTGTTCCCCACCCGCATGGGCGAACCCTATCTCAACAAACCGCCGCTGGTGCATTGGTTAACCGCTGCTGCCTATCACTTGGGGGGGATAACCGACTGGACAACCCGCTTACCGGCGGCCTTATTGAGTGCGCTGGCTGTGCCAGGGATGTACGTTTTGGGGTGGCAAGTCTTTGGTCAAGAATTCGCGGCGCGCTGGTCAGCTTTGGTGTTTTTGACCCTGTTGCCGGTGGTGCGACACGGGCGCTTGGCGATGTTGGATGGCACAGTGGTCACCGGCTTGGTCTGGCTATTGGTGGCCACCGCACTCACTCGACAGCAAGTGCGCTGGAGTTGGGTGATGGGGTTGCTGCTGGGACTGCTGGCCTTGACCAAAGGGTTAATTGCGGTGCCGCTAGGGGTGATTGCGCTGGCCTTTTTGCTGTGGGATAGTCCCCAGGTACTCAAAAAGCCAAGGTTTTGGGTGGGATTGGTGTTGGGAACGTTACCTGGGCTGAGTTGGTTTATGCTGCAACTTCTTCACTATGGTCCTGTGTTCATCCGAGAGCACTTGGTGAAACAAAGCCTCGCCCGCACCTGGGAAGTGGTCGGTGGTGAACCGGGTCCCCCCTGGTATTACGTGCAGCACTTGTTTTTCCACAGTTGGCCCTGGTTTTTCTTTTGGCCGCTGGGGTTGGTCAATGCCTGGCGAAACCGGGATGAATCCTGGGCGAAATTGAGCCTACTGGGAACTGGGATATTTCTGGGCGTTATCTCAGCGATGACCACAAAAATCACCTGGTATGTGATGCCCGTATATCCCTTTTTTGCCTTGACGGTGGGAGCCTACATCACTCAAATCTGGCAATGCAAAGTTATCTGGCCGCGCTGGTGGGCTTATGTATTTGGGTTCTTAACAGTGGGAGCGATTGGCACCGGAATTTACTACGGGCTAATCGTAGGGCAATTAGAGTTGCTCGGAGTACTGCTGATATTAACAATGACGCTAGCAGGAACTACTTGGTATCTCTGGCGACAAAAGCGGCAGTTTCTGGTGATATTAACAGGGGGCTTTTACTTATCCATCGTGGCTTTGATGACCACCCCCTATTGGAACTGGGAATTGAATAACTCCGAATTTGCTGTGAAACCCGTCGCCCAATTGGTGAGAGAATTTGTCCCACCCAACTATGACGTCTATATTTCCCGTCATCACAGCCGGAGAACCTTGGATTTTTACAGTGGCCGGCGCATCGAAGCCCATCCCAAAGAAAAACTAGTGGAGTTCTGGCAAGCGCGTTCACCCCGTCCCTTTTTACTCATCAAGACCAAAGAGTTAAGCCAGTTCAATTTACCAGGGCATCGCGTTTACGGCCAAGCAGAAAACTACACGCTTGTCGGCCCAGATGTTGGGTTTACACCCAAACCCATGCCTGCAAAGTGTCCATTACCGAAGTTGTGATTAAGTGTTTCAATCTGTTTCAATTTCAATCCCGCATACCGGGATAAGGACTTTGAGACTTTGCGTTTCATCACGACTCCCGCAAGATTTGGCAGTTTCAATCCCGCATACCGGGATAAGGGCTTTGAGACGCAATAATTCCCCCAAAGACGCCCAGAAAGCCTGCAGCGTTTCAATCCCGCATACCGGGATAAGGACTTTGAGACGGTCGGGCGAAGCCTGGGCGAAGGTCGGGCGCTGTGTTTCAATCCCGCATACCGGGATAAGGACTTTGAGACCAGGTCGAATTTTGTCACCCTGGGCAGCCGCAAGAGAGTTTCAATCCCGCATACCGGGATAAGGACTTTGAGACTCGAAGAACTTTACAGTTCTGACCCTTATAGGGGTCGGGTTTCAATCCCGCATACCGGGATAAGGACTTTGAGACATTGGCCAGTAGCGTGGATTCTTTCAGTAGGTCGTTGTTTCAATCCCGCATACCGGGATAAGGACTTTGAGACTCCGCCAGCGGGTAATCAAACTCCTGGGTCTGAATTGTTTCAATCCCGCATACCGGGATAAGGACTTTGAGACCTGCTGCTGGCTGCGTTCTGGAGGACGAAATAATGGTTTCAATCCCGCATACCGGGATAAGGACTTTGAGACTCGGCGGGCGCTCGCCTTTGCCCGGG
This Gloeomargarita sp. SKYB120 DNA region includes the following protein-coding sequences:
- a CDS encoding glycosyltransferase family 39 protein translates to MNRRWLLGLTVLSLVAWLIRLDNVPLRDVDEGQVALVARDIFCTGNWLFPTRMGEPYLNKPPLVHWLTAAAYHLGGITDWTTRLPAALLSALAVPGMYVLGWQVFGQEFAARWSALVFLTLLPVVRHGRLAMLDGTVVTGLVWLLVATALTRQQVRWSWVMGLLLGLLALTKGLIAVPLGVIALAFLLWDSPQVLKKPRFWVGLVLGTLPGLSWFMLQLLHYGPVFIREHLVKQSLARTWEVVGGEPGPPWYYVQHLFFHSWPWFFFWPLGLVNAWRNRDESWAKLSLLGTGIFLGVISAMTTKITWYVMPVYPFFALTVGAYITQIWQCKVIWPRWWAYVFGFLTVGAIGTGIYYGLIVGQLELLGVLLILTMTLAGTTWYLWRQKRQFLVILTGGFYLSIVALMTTPYWNWELNNSEFAVKPVAQLVREFVPPNYDVYISRHHSRRTLDFYSGRRIEAHPKEKLVEFWQARSPRPFLLIKTKELSQFNLPGHRVYGQAENYTLVGPDVGFTPKPMPAKCPLPKL